Proteins from a genomic interval of Musa acuminata AAA Group cultivar baxijiao chromosome BXJ1-9, Cavendish_Baxijiao_AAA, whole genome shotgun sequence:
- the LOC135593436 gene encoding STOREKEEPER protein-like, whose amino-acid sequence MSSKRAAAEAESSASDFSYASSSSDEKGEQEEDVRLSSVPQVPKPMKPSKHPSAATSSHDGEEDDDDSSNEEDGQRNKHQGDNGSEEEEDDDDEGSSDEGSDSDEANTMNKPLPPPPPPPPPPKPQFQPLPKPTPEPSDSGSSGDSDSESDSSDDAPVTPASRPSRAVDPSIKPINTKPMDTPNKPSKQANSPAPLQDRESLKRKHDVVERSELDNHGGQKRQLFQRLWSLDNEIALLKGLVEYRSKKGTVAASAHDMEDIRNFIKGSFQTDFSNTQLADKVRRLKKKFETNNARAKNGADPTFTKPHEQDGYKLSKKVWGVNRITSEHLDANSADSEDNEESESEMMNIRKSNEQQLTSLVVSKCHDAIVCESGDIVRVKIQFPYLWETVTKMADEYLCGIAIKRALEMVDVAKAKSMEEKLKKLKTTQMRQHLRRIDLNKETVKLILDAIGRSK is encoded by the coding sequence ATGTCCTCGAAACGCGCTGCTGCTGAAGCCGAGTCTTCTGCATCCGACTTCTCGTACGCTTCCTCTTCATCCGACGAAAAAGGAGAGCAAGAAGAGGATGTGCGCCTCTCGTCTGTTCCTCAGGTACCCAAGCCCATGAAGCCCTCCAAGCACCCTTCCGCTGCCACCTCCAGCCACGACGGTGAAGAAGATGACGACGACAGTAGTAACGAGGAAGACGGCCAAAGAAACAAGCACCAGGGAGACAACGGaagtgaagaggaagaagacgacgacgacgaaggtTCCAGCGATGAAGGATCCGACTCTGATGAGGCGAATACAATGAAtaagccgctgccgccgccgccgccaccaccaccaccaccaaagcCACAGTTCCAACCACTGCCTAAACCAACGCCTGAGCCGTCGGATTCTGGTTCCTCTGGTGATTCTGACTCTGAATCTGATTCCTCTGACGATGCACCTGTTACCCCTGCCTCCCGCCCATCTCGTGCCGTGGATCCGTCGATCAAGCCCATAAACACCAAGCCTATGGACACCCCTAACAAGCCGAGCAAGCAAGCCAATTCCCCTGCTCCTTTGCAGGACCGAGAATCTCTGAAAAGGAAGCATGACGTGGTGGAGCGCTCTGAGCTGGATAATCATGGTGGACAGAAGCGCCAATTGTTTCAAAGACTGTGGAGCTTAGACAATGAAATAGCTTTACTTAAGGGCCTGGTGGAGTACCGAAGTAAGAAGGGCACTGTTGCTGCTTCTGCCCATGACATGGAAGACATTCGGAATTTTATCAAAGGTTCCTTCCAAACGGATTTCAGTAACACGCAGCTCGCTGATAAAGTGAGAAGGCTTAAGAAGAAGTTTGAGACAAATAATGCCCGTGCCAAAAATGGTGCAGACCCAACCTTCACCAAACCCCATGAGCAGGATGGGTATAAGCTCTCTAAGAAAGTTTGGGGAGTTAATAGGATAACCTCAGAGCATCTTGATGCTAATAGTGCTGACAGTGAGGACAATGAAGAAAGCGAGAGTGAGATGATGAACATTCGGAAATCAAATGAGCAGCAGTTGACCTCTCTTGTTGTGTCAAAGTGCCATGATGCTATTGTTTGTGAGAGTGGGGATATTGTAAGGGTTAAGATTCAGTTTCCATACTTGTGGGAGACAGTAACCAAAATGGCAGATGAGTATTTGTGTGGGATAGCCATCAAGAGGGCCCTAGAGATGGTAGATGTTGCTAAGGCAAAATCGATGGAAGaaaagcttaaaaaattaaaaacaactcagaTGAGGCAGCACTTGCGAAGGATTGATCTGAACAAGGAGACAGTGAAGCTTATTCTTGATGCTATAGGGAGATCAAAGTGA